A window of the Odocoileus virginianus isolate 20LAN1187 ecotype Illinois chromosome 20, Ovbor_1.2, whole genome shotgun sequence genome harbors these coding sequences:
- the LOC110142567 gene encoding LOW QUALITY PROTEIN: cytochrome b-c1 complex subunit 7-like (The sequence of the model RefSeq protein was modified relative to this genomic sequence to represent the inferred CDS: deleted 1 base in 1 codon), producing the protein MAGRPAVSASSRWLEGIRKWYYNAAGFNKLGLMRDDTIHENDDVKEAIRRLPEKLYNDRVFRIKRALDLSMRQQILPKEQWTKYEEDKFYLEPYLKEVIRERKEREEWAKK; encoded by the exons ATGGCGGGCCGGCCAGCTGTTTCAGCATCAAGCAGGTGGCTGGAGGGTATTCGAAAATGGTATTACAACGCTGCCGGGTTCAATAAACTGGGCTTAATGCGAGATGACACAATACATGAGAATGACGATGTAAAAGAAGCCATAAGAAGGCTTCCTGAGAAACTTTATAACGACAGAGTGTTTCGCATTAAGAGAGCACTGGAC CTCAGCATGAGGCAGCAGATCCTGCCTAAAGAGCAGTGGACAAAATATGAGGAGGATAAATTCTACCTTGAACCGTATCTGAAAGAGGTTATtcgggaaagaaaagagagagaagaatgggcAAAGAAGTAA